In Thunnus thynnus chromosome 4, fThuThy2.1, whole genome shotgun sequence, a genomic segment contains:
- the LOC137180816 gene encoding RLA class II histocompatibility antigen, DP alpha-1 chain-like, which translates to MKMMKVMKVTELLLILSCVLCVPADNLHEDIRIAGCSDSVESNGEFMYGLDGEEKYYSDFNNKRGVYPAPDFINPFSYIGDIFQFSQRELGTCRWNLKLNLDNFKNLPLQLDPPSSPIVYPKDKMELGVQNTLICHVTGFYPAPVKLYWTKNGENMTEGTSINVPFPNKDGSYRQTSRLEFIPQQGDIYSCRVTHPATEPLTRMWDVEVQQPGVGPAVFCGLGLTVGLLGVAAGTFFLVKGNECS; encoded by the exons atgaagatgatgaaggtgatgaaggTGACAGAGCTGCTCCTCATCCTCTCATGTGTCCTCTGTGTCCCAGCAGACA aTCTGCATGAAGATATTCGTATCGCCGGCTGTTCAGACTCTGTAGAGTCAAATGGAGAGTTCATGTATGGACTTGACGGTGAAGAGAAGTATTACTCAGACTTTAACAACAAGAGAGGAGTTTACCCTGCACCTGACTTTATAAATCCTTTCAGCTACATAGGGGATATTTTTCAGTTCTCTCAGCGTGAACTGGGAACCTGCAGATGGAACCTGAAACTAAATCTAGACAACTTTAAGAACCTACCACTGCAGCTCG ATCCTCCTTCAAGTCCGATTGTCTACCCGAAAGACAAGATGGAGCTCGGAGTCCAGAACACGCTGATCTGTCATGTGACCGGTTTCTACCCTGCTCCTGTTAAACTCTACTGGACCAAGAACGGAGAGAACATGACTGAAGGAACCAGCATCAATGTTCCCTTCCCCAACAAAGATGGTTCCTACAGACAGACCTCCAGACTGGAGTTCATCCCACAGCAGGGAGACATCTACAGCTGTAGAGTGACTCACCCAGCGACCGAACCACTGACCAGGATGTGGG ATGTGGAGGTGCAGCAGCCAGGTGTTGGACCTGCAGTGTTTTGTGGACTGGGTCTGACCGTCGGTCTGCTCGGTGTGGCGGCTGGAaccttcttccttgtcaaaggAAACGAGtgcagctga